A window from Flavobacterium sp. 83 encodes these proteins:
- a CDS encoding peptidase domain-containing ABC transporter, which produces MTPLKRFYNLLELDKKDVSQIFFYAIFAGLISLSLPLGIQAIINFIQSGRVSASWIVLIILVVFGVALVGILSLMQLRITENLQQKIFVRSSFEFAARLPKIKSEQLYDTYPPELANRFFDTMTIQKGTSKLLIDFSAALLQIVFGILLLSLYHPYFILFGILLLFLLYFIFKFSYKSGLETSLKESKFKYKVAGWLQEMARNNFSFKNELNYDFALEKNNQIVSDYLNYREKHFDVIKRQFSQLIVFKIIITASLLSIGGFLVLSQQMNIGQFVAAEIIILLVINSVEKIIIGLETFYDVLTSVEKIGQVTDLELEEDTITKNDTCYTNIVLETENIKFKFPDSENEILNTISLKIEQGEKIVIEGDNGSGKTTLIRLLSGLLQPTSGSFYINDDTFRKINLKQYRSQLGSIIHSETPFEGTILENITFKDTSIPFEDIKWAIDGVQLSSFIKSLPKGLDTRIFPEGKQLSSSNAQKILLARSIIHRPKILFYEDPTDSMDEKVANEIIDFITSDANKWTIIVSSKNPYWKTKCSRKIIMQNGAIQLDLKNN; this is translated from the coding sequence ATGACTCCTTTAAAACGATTTTACAACTTACTAGAATTAGACAAAAAAGATGTTTCTCAAATATTTTTTTATGCCATTTTTGCCGGATTAATCAGTTTGTCACTTCCATTGGGAATCCAAGCTATTATCAATTTTATTCAATCTGGAAGAGTCAGCGCCTCTTGGATTGTACTTATTATTTTAGTTGTTTTTGGCGTTGCTTTGGTAGGGATTTTATCCTTAATGCAATTGCGAATTACAGAAAACTTACAGCAAAAAATATTTGTTCGGTCGTCATTTGAATTTGCGGCACGCTTGCCAAAAATAAAATCAGAGCAATTGTACGACACCTATCCACCTGAATTAGCCAATCGTTTTTTTGACACCATGACGATTCAAAAAGGGACATCAAAGTTACTAATCGATTTTTCGGCAGCCTTACTTCAAATTGTTTTTGGAATTCTATTGTTGTCATTGTATCATCCTTACTTCATCCTATTTGGTATTTTATTGCTTTTCCTTCTCTATTTCATTTTCAAATTTTCATATAAATCAGGATTGGAAACCAGCTTAAAAGAATCCAAATTCAAATACAAAGTTGCAGGTTGGTTGCAGGAAATGGCTCGTAATAATTTCAGTTTTAAAAATGAACTTAATTATGATTTTGCTTTAGAAAAAAACAATCAAATCGTCTCTGATTATCTTAACTACCGCGAAAAACACTTTGATGTCATCAAAAGACAATTCAGTCAATTAATTGTTTTTAAAATCATTATTACTGCTAGTTTATTATCGATAGGAGGATTTTTAGTATTGTCGCAGCAAATGAATATTGGACAGTTTGTTGCTGCAGAAATCATTATTTTGTTGGTAATTAATTCGGTCGAAAAAATAATCATTGGATTGGAAACTTTTTATGATGTATTGACTTCTGTTGAAAAAATTGGACAAGTAACCGATTTAGAATTAGAAGAAGATACAATTACTAAAAATGACACTTGCTATACGAATATCGTTCTGGAAACAGAAAACATTAAATTCAAATTTCCTGATTCAGAAAACGAGATCCTAAATACAATCAGTCTAAAAATTGAACAAGGAGAAAAAATAGTAATTGAAGGTGACAACGGTTCCGGAAAAACAACCTTAATCCGATTATTATCTGGTTTATTACAACCTACATCTGGTTCTTTCTATATTAATGATGACACTTTTAGAAAAATAAATTTAAAACAATACCGCTCTCAATTAGGCAGTATTATTCATAGCGAAACTCCATTTGAAGGAACAATACTCGAAAACATTACTTTCAAAGACACATCAATACCTTTTGAAGATATAAAATGGGCGATTGATGGCGTTCAACTGAGTTCGTTTATTAAATCATTGCCAAAAGGTTTAGACACTAGAATTTTCCCCGAAGGAAAACAATTATCATCTTCTAACGCACAAAAAATTTTATTGGCAAGAAGTATAATTCACAGGCCGAAAATACTTTTCTACGAAGATCCAACCGATAGTATGGATGAAAAAGTAGCCAATGAAATTATTGACTTTATCACTTCTGATGCAAACAAATGGACCATCATAGTTTCCTCAAAAAATCCATATTGGAAAACTAAATGCAGCAGAAAAATTATCATGCAAAATGGAGCTATTCAACTTGATTTAAAAAACAACTAG
- a CDS encoding TetR/AcrR family transcriptional regulator produces MNTILSNLKIQVNEKIYVKDPETSALGKKIIEQSILLIDEIGFDNFTFKKLGEKIGSNESSLYRYFENKHKLLVYLSSWYWSWMEYKLVFATTNITDPKEKLRKAITIVTEKVADDSSTEHINEAILNKIIIAEFTKTLHTKEVDQENKEGFFLIYKRVINRIVSIVNEVNPNYTYAKSLVSTIVEGSLHQHFLTEHLTTITDCNSSVSITQFYLNLTENVLR; encoded by the coding sequence ATGAATACAATACTATCCAATCTAAAAATACAAGTCAACGAAAAAATCTATGTTAAAGATCCCGAAACGTCTGCCTTGGGAAAAAAAATCATAGAACAAAGCATCCTTTTGATTGATGAAATTGGGTTCGACAATTTTACGTTCAAAAAGCTGGGTGAAAAAATTGGTTCTAATGAAAGTTCCCTTTACCGCTATTTTGAAAATAAGCACAAATTATTGGTTTATTTATCCTCTTGGTACTGGAGCTGGATGGAATACAAACTAGTTTTTGCTACCACAAACATTACTGATCCGAAAGAAAAACTCAGAAAAGCAATTACCATTGTTACCGAAAAAGTAGCTGATGACAGTAGCACCGAGCACATCAACGAGGCCATTCTAAACAAAATAATTATTGCCGAATTCACAAAAACACTTCATACCAAAGAGGTTGATCAAGAAAACAAGGAAGGTTTTTTCTTGATTTATAAAAGAGTAATAAACAGAATTGTGAGTATTGTAAATGAAGTAAATCCTAACTATACATATGCAAAATCTCTGGTGTCTACAATTGTGGAAGGCAGTTTACACCAACATTTTTTGACCGAACACTTAACTACTATAACTGACTGTAACAGTTCTGTAAGTATAACTCAATTTTATCTCAATCTGACAGAAAACGTTTTACGTTAA
- the gpmI gene encoding 2,3-bisphosphoglycerate-independent phosphoglycerate mutase: MNKKVILMILDGWGKSPDPKVSAIDNANVPFINSLYKNYPSAQLRTDGLNVGLPEGQMGNSEVGHMNLGAGRIVYQDLAKINLAVAHNTLAKEQVLVDAFTFAKENNKKVHFLGLVSDGGVHSHTSHLRGLIDATQQYGLQKVYVHAFTDGRDVDPKSGVTYIENLENYIANTTVKIASVIGRYYAMDRDKRWERVKLAYDLVVNGTGTHSKNAVASIEESYKNNVTDEFINPMVMVDDNDKPLATIEEDDVVIFFNFRTDRGRELTEALSQEDFHEQNMHKLNLYYVTLTNYDETYKNVKVVYNKDNITETLGEVLEKAHKKQIRIAETEKYPHVTFFFSGGRELPFAGESRILKNSPKVATYDLQPEMSAFELTDALVPELEKEEVDFVCLNFANGDMVGHTGIMSAAIQACEAVDKCVEKVITTALAHNYTTIVIADHGNCETMINPDGSPNTAHTTNPVPIILVDKDLKEIHDGVLGDIAPTILELMGVEKPVVMTCHSLL, translated from the coding sequence ATGAACAAAAAAGTAATTCTTATGATTTTGGATGGTTGGGGAAAATCTCCTGACCCTAAGGTATCTGCAATTGATAATGCTAATGTACCATTTATAAATAGCCTTTATAAAAATTACCCAAGTGCCCAACTTAGAACTGATGGTCTAAACGTAGGTTTGCCAGAAGGACAAATGGGAAACAGCGAAGTAGGTCATATGAACCTTGGTGCCGGACGAATCGTTTATCAGGATTTAGCCAAAATAAATCTTGCCGTAGCTCATAATACTTTGGCTAAAGAACAAGTATTAGTTGATGCTTTTACTTTTGCTAAAGAAAACAATAAAAAAGTACACTTCTTAGGATTGGTTTCTGATGGTGGTGTTCACTCTCATACTTCACATTTACGAGGTTTGATTGATGCAACGCAACAATACGGATTGCAAAAAGTTTATGTTCATGCCTTTACAGATGGTCGTGACGTAGATCCAAAATCAGGCGTAACTTACATTGAGAATTTAGAAAACTATATCGCTAATACTACCGTGAAAATAGCTTCCGTTATTGGACGTTATTATGCCATGGATCGTGATAAACGATGGGAAAGAGTAAAACTTGCCTACGATTTAGTAGTAAACGGAACTGGAACTCATTCAAAAAATGCCGTAGCATCAATAGAAGAAAGTTACAAAAATAATGTAACTGATGAATTTATTAATCCAATGGTTATGGTGGATGATAATGACAAACCACTAGCTACAATTGAGGAAGATGATGTTGTTATTTTCTTCAATTTCAGAACAGATAGAGGAAGAGAATTGACTGAAGCACTATCTCAAGAAGATTTTCATGAGCAGAACATGCACAAATTGAATTTGTATTATGTAACGCTTACCAATTATGACGAAACGTATAAAAACGTAAAAGTTGTTTATAATAAAGACAACATTACCGAAACTCTTGGTGAAGTTTTAGAAAAAGCACACAAAAAACAAATTCGAATAGCCGAAACTGAGAAATATCCTCACGTGACTTTCTTCTTTTCTGGCGGTAGAGAACTACCTTTTGCTGGCGAAAGTCGCATCTTGAAAAATTCTCCAAAAGTAGCAACTTATGATTTGCAACCAGAAATGAGCGCATTTGAATTGACAGATGCTTTAGTTCCTGAACTGGAGAAAGAAGAAGTAGATTTTGTATGTCTTAATTTTGCCAATGGCGATATGGTAGGTCATACAGGGATTATGAGTGCTGCAATACAAGCTTGTGAAGCCGTTGACAAATGTGTCGAAAAAGTAATTACAACAGCATTAGCCCATAATTACACTACTATAGTAATTGCTGACCACGGAAACTGTGAAACTATGATTAATCCTGATGGAAGTCCTAATACAGCCCATACAACAAATCCAGTTCCAATTATTTTGGTAGACAAAGATTTGAAAGAAATCCATGATGGAGTTTTAGGTGATATTGCTCCAACAATTTTAGAATTAATGGGAGTTGAAAAACCAGTGGTTATGACTTGTCATTCTTTGTTATAA